The Burkholderia lata genome contains a region encoding:
- a CDS encoding type II and III secretion system protein family protein, with amino-acid sequence MKKKLIGLAIALSALAMPPLSGAADTSGTISLAVGAQRQLATGRALQRVAVGDPSVADVMVVKGGRGGVLLIAKSAGATNVMIWERGHDEPTVYNVSVTSGAARALLDGGTSSVNTYGGTTVIGGASGSLDGHQRAVHAAKTVSGKDGTTIDASTISGKNVVQVDVRVVEFSRSVLKQAGLNFFKQSNGFSFGAFAPTGLTSITGSPGGALTYNTNVPISSAFNLVVNSVSHGLFADLSILEANNLARVLAQPTLVALSGQSANFLAGGEIPVPVPQSLGTISIEWKPYGVGLTVTPTVLNPRRIALKVAPESSQLDFVHSITINGVQVPALTTRRADTTVELGDGESFVIGGLIDRETTSNVNKVPFLGDLPIIGAFFKNLSYQQSDKELVIIVTPHLVAPIAQGASLPATPGELSEQRDGPVWRSYLGGMASPDAGPGFSK; translated from the coding sequence ATGAAAAAGAAACTGATTGGATTAGCTATTGCATTGAGCGCGCTGGCCATGCCGCCGCTGTCGGGCGCGGCCGACACGAGCGGGACGATCAGCCTGGCGGTCGGCGCACAACGGCAGCTCGCGACGGGGCGTGCGCTGCAGCGGGTTGCGGTCGGCGATCCGTCGGTCGCCGACGTGATGGTCGTGAAGGGCGGGCGTGGCGGTGTCCTGCTGATAGCGAAGAGCGCCGGCGCGACGAACGTGATGATCTGGGAGCGCGGTCACGACGAACCGACCGTCTACAACGTGAGCGTCACGAGCGGCGCGGCGCGTGCGTTGCTTGACGGTGGGACGTCGAGCGTGAATACGTACGGCGGCACGACGGTGATCGGCGGTGCGTCCGGGTCGCTCGACGGGCATCAGCGGGCGGTTCATGCGGCGAAGACGGTCAGCGGCAAGGACGGGACGACGATCGATGCGTCGACGATCTCCGGCAAGAACGTCGTGCAGGTCGATGTGCGCGTCGTCGAATTCAGCCGTTCGGTGCTGAAGCAGGCAGGGCTGAACTTCTTCAAGCAAAGCAACGGTTTTTCGTTCGGTGCCTTCGCGCCGACCGGGCTCACGTCGATTACCGGTTCGCCGGGCGGTGCGCTTACGTACAACACGAACGTGCCCATTTCGTCAGCGTTCAATCTGGTCGTCAATTCGGTGTCGCACGGGTTGTTCGCCGATCTGTCGATCCTCGAAGCCAACAATCTCGCCCGCGTGCTGGCACAGCCGACGCTCGTCGCGTTGTCCGGCCAGAGCGCGAATTTCCTGGCGGGTGGTGAAATTCCGGTGCCGGTGCCGCAATCGCTGGGCACGATCTCGATCGAATGGAAGCCTTACGGCGTGGGGCTGACCGTCACGCCGACCGTGTTGAACCCGCGCCGGATCGCGCTGAAGGTCGCGCCCGAGTCGAGCCAGCTCGACTTCGTGCACTCGATCACGATCAACGGTGTTCAGGTGCCCGCGCTGACGACCCGGCGCGCGGATACGACGGTCGAGCTCGGCGATGGCGAAAGCTTCGTGATCGGCGGTTTGATCGATCGCGAGACGACCTCGAACGTCAACAAGGTGCCGTTCCTGGGCGATCTGCCCATCATCGGCGCGTTTTTCAAGAATTTGAGCTATCAGCAGAGCGACAAGGAACTCGTGATCATCGTAACGCCGCATCTCGTTGCGCCGATCGCGCAGGGCGCGTCGCTGCCGGCGACTCCGGGAGAACTGTCCGAGCAGCGCGACGGCCCCGTGTGGCGTTCCTATCTGGGCGGCATGGCGTCGCCGGATGCAGGGCCGGGGTTCTCGAAATGA